A stretch of the Argentina anserina chromosome 6, drPotAnse1.1, whole genome shotgun sequence genome encodes the following:
- the LOC126797800 gene encoding 2-alkenal reductase (NADP(+)-dependent) isoform X1, with amino-acid sequence MVGMVHGNGRTTWMCYATKAMEAENKQVIFKGFIKGTPKETDLQVMAGTRIQLKAPKGSGAFLVKNLYLSCDPYMRGRMRDFRDSYIPPFVPGQPIEGFGVSKVVDSDNTSFKPGDLVSGMTRWEEYSLIRRTEQLRKIKQDDDIPLSFRLGLLGMPGFTAYAGFNEVCSPKKGEYVLVSAASGAVGQLVGQLAKLLGCYVVGSCGSSQKVDLLRNKLGFDDAFNYKEEPDLDAALKRYFPQGIDIYFDNVGGEMLDAALVNMRIHGRIAVCGMVSEKDLSDPRGIHNLYNLITKRIKMQGFLQSDYLHLYPRFLEDVISLYKQGKIVYIEDMNEGLESAPSAFVGLFSGRNVGKQVIRVATYE; translated from the exons ATGGTTGGTATGGTTCATGGTAACGGACGTACCACGTGGATGTGCTACGCTACGAAAG CAATGGAAGCAGAGAACAAGCAAGTGATCTTCAAGGGGTTCATAAAGGGCACTCCGAAGGAGACAGACTTGCAAGTGATGGCTGGAACTAGAATCCAGCTCAAGGCTCCTAAAGGCTCGGGAGCTTTCCTGGTCAAGAATCTCTACCTCTCTTGTGATCCCTACATGAGGGGACGTATGCGTGATTTTCGTGATTCCTATATTCCCCCATTTGTTCCAGGCCAG CCAATTGAAGGTTTTGGTGTCTCCAAAGTTGTAGATTCTGATAATACGAGTTTCAAGCCTGGCGACTTGGTCTCTGGAATGACCAGATGGGAAGAATACAGCTTGATTCGTAGAACTGAGCAGTTGAGAAAAATTAAGCAAGATGATGACATCCCTCTATCATTCCGTTTGGGTCTTCTTG GTATGCCGGGTTTTACTGCATATGCCGGATTCAATGAGGTCTGCTCTCCTAAGAAAGGGgaatatgttttagtttctgctGCTTCTGGAGCCGTTGGTCAGCTTGTTGGTCAGCTTGCTAAGTTGCTTGGCTGTTACGTAGTTGGAAGTTGTGGTTCAAGCCAAAAG GTTGATCTTTTAAGGAATAAGCTTGGTTTTGATGATGCTTTTAACTACAAGGAAGAGCCGGACCTTGATGCAGCTCTGAAGAG GTACTTTCCTCAAGGCATCGACATTTACTTTGATAATGTAGGGGGAGAAATGCTTGATGCAGCGCTTGTCAACATGAGAATTCATGGTCGAATTGCTGTTTGTGGGATGGTGTCTGAAAAAGATCTATCTGATCCTCGAGGGATCCACAATTTATACAATCTCATAACAAAGCGCATCAAAATGCAAGGATTTCTGCAAAGTGATTACTTGCACTTGTACCCTCGTTTCTTGGAGGATGTTATAAGCCTCTATAAGCAAGGCAAGATTGTTTACATTGAAGACATGAATGAAGGCTTGGAAAGTGCTCCATCTGCTTTTGTCGGGTTATTCTCGGGAAGAAATGTTGGCAAGCAAGTCATTCGTGTAGCAACATATGAATGA
- the LOC126797800 gene encoding 2-alkenal reductase (NADP(+)-dependent) isoform X2, with protein sequence MEAENKQVIFKGFIKGTPKETDLQVMAGTRIQLKAPKGSGAFLVKNLYLSCDPYMRGRMRDFRDSYIPPFVPGQPIEGFGVSKVVDSDNTSFKPGDLVSGMTRWEEYSLIRRTEQLRKIKQDDDIPLSFRLGLLGMPGFTAYAGFNEVCSPKKGEYVLVSAASGAVGQLVGQLAKLLGCYVVGSCGSSQKVDLLRNKLGFDDAFNYKEEPDLDAALKRYFPQGIDIYFDNVGGEMLDAALVNMRIHGRIAVCGMVSEKDLSDPRGIHNLYNLITKRIKMQGFLQSDYLHLYPRFLEDVISLYKQGKIVYIEDMNEGLESAPSAFVGLFSGRNVGKQVIRVATYE encoded by the exons ATGGAAGCAGAGAACAAGCAAGTGATCTTCAAGGGGTTCATAAAGGGCACTCCGAAGGAGACAGACTTGCAAGTGATGGCTGGAACTAGAATCCAGCTCAAGGCTCCTAAAGGCTCGGGAGCTTTCCTGGTCAAGAATCTCTACCTCTCTTGTGATCCCTACATGAGGGGACGTATGCGTGATTTTCGTGATTCCTATATTCCCCCATTTGTTCCAGGCCAG CCAATTGAAGGTTTTGGTGTCTCCAAAGTTGTAGATTCTGATAATACGAGTTTCAAGCCTGGCGACTTGGTCTCTGGAATGACCAGATGGGAAGAATACAGCTTGATTCGTAGAACTGAGCAGTTGAGAAAAATTAAGCAAGATGATGACATCCCTCTATCATTCCGTTTGGGTCTTCTTG GTATGCCGGGTTTTACTGCATATGCCGGATTCAATGAGGTCTGCTCTCCTAAGAAAGGGgaatatgttttagtttctgctGCTTCTGGAGCCGTTGGTCAGCTTGTTGGTCAGCTTGCTAAGTTGCTTGGCTGTTACGTAGTTGGAAGTTGTGGTTCAAGCCAAAAG GTTGATCTTTTAAGGAATAAGCTTGGTTTTGATGATGCTTTTAACTACAAGGAAGAGCCGGACCTTGATGCAGCTCTGAAGAG GTACTTTCCTCAAGGCATCGACATTTACTTTGATAATGTAGGGGGAGAAATGCTTGATGCAGCGCTTGTCAACATGAGAATTCATGGTCGAATTGCTGTTTGTGGGATGGTGTCTGAAAAAGATCTATCTGATCCTCGAGGGATCCACAATTTATACAATCTCATAACAAAGCGCATCAAAATGCAAGGATTTCTGCAAAGTGATTACTTGCACTTGTACCCTCGTTTCTTGGAGGATGTTATAAGCCTCTATAAGCAAGGCAAGATTGTTTACATTGAAGACATGAATGAAGGCTTGGAAAGTGCTCCATCTGCTTTTGTCGGGTTATTCTCGGGAAGAAATGTTGGCAAGCAAGTCATTCGTGTAGCAACATATGAATGA
- the LOC126797800 gene encoding 2-alkenal reductase (NADP(+)-dependent) isoform X3, translating to MTRWEEYSLIRRTEQLRKIKQDDDIPLSFRLGLLGMPGFTAYAGFNEVCSPKKGEYVLVSAASGAVGQLVGQLAKLLGCYVVGSCGSSQKVDLLRNKLGFDDAFNYKEEPDLDAALKRYFPQGIDIYFDNVGGEMLDAALVNMRIHGRIAVCGMVSEKDLSDPRGIHNLYNLITKRIKMQGFLQSDYLHLYPRFLEDVISLYKQGKIVYIEDMNEGLESAPSAFVGLFSGRNVGKQVIRVATYE from the exons ATGACCAGATGGGAAGAATACAGCTTGATTCGTAGAACTGAGCAGTTGAGAAAAATTAAGCAAGATGATGACATCCCTCTATCATTCCGTTTGGGTCTTCTTG GTATGCCGGGTTTTACTGCATATGCCGGATTCAATGAGGTCTGCTCTCCTAAGAAAGGGgaatatgttttagtttctgctGCTTCTGGAGCCGTTGGTCAGCTTGTTGGTCAGCTTGCTAAGTTGCTTGGCTGTTACGTAGTTGGAAGTTGTGGTTCAAGCCAAAAG GTTGATCTTTTAAGGAATAAGCTTGGTTTTGATGATGCTTTTAACTACAAGGAAGAGCCGGACCTTGATGCAGCTCTGAAGAG GTACTTTCCTCAAGGCATCGACATTTACTTTGATAATGTAGGGGGAGAAATGCTTGATGCAGCGCTTGTCAACATGAGAATTCATGGTCGAATTGCTGTTTGTGGGATGGTGTCTGAAAAAGATCTATCTGATCCTCGAGGGATCCACAATTTATACAATCTCATAACAAAGCGCATCAAAATGCAAGGATTTCTGCAAAGTGATTACTTGCACTTGTACCCTCGTTTCTTGGAGGATGTTATAAGCCTCTATAAGCAAGGCAAGATTGTTTACATTGAAGACATGAATGAAGGCTTGGAAAGTGCTCCATCTGCTTTTGTCGGGTTATTCTCGGGAAGAAATGTTGGCAAGCAAGTCATTCGTGTAGCAACATATGAATGA